The window TGGGGCGAGGTTCAGCCCGGCATCACGCTTGTGATTGCCGACTACGACAGGGAGATCGAACTCAAGACGACTTATGGCGTGACCTACCAGAACAGCTACGTGCAGGTAGGTTCTGACGGAGAGAAGCTGCAAATCTGGAATGGAGGCGGCATAGAAGCGCTCAATGAGCGCCCGGTCTTCGCCGCGCAATGACCCTGCTTCTTGCATTCTGCGCTGGGGTCGTGACGGTCCTGTCACCTTGCGTTCTGCCGCTCCTTCCGGTGATCCTCGCAGCGACGGTGGAGCAGGGGCGCTGGCGTCCCTGGGGCGTGCTGTTCGGCTTCACCGCAAGCTTCGTCGCCGTCACGCTCTTCCTGACCATGCTCGTCCAGTCAGCCGGCCTGTCGCCTGATGCCGTTCGGACGTTCAGTGGGCTGGTTTTGCTGGCGTGTGGCGCTCTCCTCGCTATCCCGGCAGCAGGCCATGCTTTCGAGATGCGCGCCGGGGCGATATCCACCATCGCAGCCAGGGTTCCGGATAGCGGTGGGTTCCTCGGCGGAAGCGTCCTTGGCGCGAGCCTGGGGCTGGTCTGGACGCCATGCGTAGGCCCCATCATGGCATCGGTCATCTCACTGGCGCTCAACCAGGCCGTCACTGGCGGGGCGTTCGCGACGGCGCTGGCCTACGCGCTCGGCACGGCTCTGCCGATGGGGGCGGTCATCTTCGGCGGTCGCGCGCTGGTTCTGCGCATTCCCGCATTGTACCGGAACACGAACCGCATCCGAATCTTCTTCGGGCTGCTGGTGGTCATCGCGGCGCTCTTCATTCTGACCGGCGTCGACCGATCGATACAGACAGCGCTGCTTGAGTGGTTTCCGGAATGGGAAAACACGCTGACGGGTTGGGAGCCG is drawn from Mesorhizobium sp. CAU 1732 and contains these coding sequences:
- a CDS encoding cytochrome c biogenesis CcdA family protein; this translates as MTLLLAFCAGVVTVLSPCVLPLLPVILAATVEQGRWRPWGVLFGFTASFVAVTLFLTMLVQSAGLSPDAVRTFSGLVLLACGALLAIPAAGHAFEMRAGAISTIAARVPDSGGFLGGSVLGASLGLVWTPCVGPIMASVISLALNQAVTGGAFATALAYALGTALPMGAVIFGGRALVLRIPALYRNTNRIRIFFGLLVVIAALFILTGVDRSIQTALLEWFPEWENTLTGWEPDL